The region CTTGCAATAACGCTCCCGTAGCACAGCCAAGCTCTGCTCCTCGAGAATTTCTGCATCTACTGGGGAAATGAGGCTGCGGACAAGCGCGGGGGCGTCAATACTACCTCCTAAGATAGACTTCCCGGGAAGCACATCCATACCAAGCCGGATCAAGTTGGTGCGAAGGCGCGGAGGTGGCATTGGCGAGGCTTCCCCTTGCTCGGGGGGCGGGGCAGATGATCCCTCGGGCAAGGGATCCACATCCGAAGTAGGAGCCGGGGGCCGAGTGGAAGATCTTGTTTGCGGAGGCGTCAGGTTACAGGCTCCTCCACCGGGTGTTGAGGCTTGACTCTTCTTTCCTTCTTTGTcagctttgttttttttgggaGGGGGAGGATCCTGCCCACTTTGCGACAAGTACCGAACAGCTTTTGACGGTATAGCACCTTTCGACGACATAGCACCTACAAACAACTTCAAGTTATGACACACAATTACAAGAAAACAGCATACAAGAAACAGCTAAACACCGAGAGGGGTACCGGGTACGTCAAGGGCAGCTGGCCGGATCCTTTTAAACCCCAAATCCCGAAGCCACCACTCAGAAGTACTCTCGACAACCTTAAAAGGACCACCCTTCAGAAGTTTCTTGACCTTCCTAAGCATATTTGGACTCTCGTCTAAAGTTGGATGGCATCTAACTCGGGTACCCCATGTGACAGCAAAAGGAGAAGGGATACCTAGGGAGACAAAGAAGAACCTAGATTTCCAGTCCTTGTTGAAGGAGGGACGATCATCGAAAAGCTGCTTACGAGGCATAGAAGCGATACACACGAAACCCTTACCCTCTCTAGGTGCCCTCATGACTCGAAACAACGACTGGAAGAGACCTAAGGAGGGTTTCATTCCTTTTTGGCGATACACAGAAAGAAATCCTGCGATAACCTTGTGACCGTTTGGGGCAAGCTGACCTGGGGctatttcataaaaattcaGAAACTCGATCAGGAAAGGGTGAAGGGGAAACCTAAGTCCAACCTGCACGGACAACAGGTGAACACCAAAAAAGGAGGGCTCCTAGGGTTCCATGATGCTAACATCATGCCCAAGGATGACAATTCTAACATTCCCACACATTAGACCTTGGATATCTTCTACATCGCCAGGTTTTAGACAGCGATAGGTGCTCTCGATAAGTGAACTATCAATGGGGGAATACGAGATCTGGCGCCTCTTCCTTTTACGACTAACAGAAGGGGCAGGAGGATCGAGATCTACGGTGTTTTCTTCGGAAGGAGAGGAAAACAGAGCGGAAGCGTCTTCGGTGTCATCACCATGGGCCAATGCCTCGGTGTCACCACCATAGGTCAATGTATCTTCACCATCATAAGATGAAGATTCATTGCCAGAAGACTCCGTGCACAAATTTGAATTCGAGTCCATAGGGGAACTAACCTGGTTATTGGTAGGTGCGATCACCAACCTATCAGCACaacagaaagaaaaacaaaacaaacttgTCAGTTCAACACAAGCAAAGCCCtgagctaaaaaaaaaatgcgcaGTTACGTACCGTgacctcggcccagcgccgaggcaCGGTCACTTACCGTgacctcggccagcgccgaagtcacggtaccgcgtgacttcggcccagcgccgaggtcatgcgacctcggccccgtgccgaagtcacaAACCACGTGACCTCGGCACGGTGCCGAGGTGGGAgtgcgtaaaaaaaaaaaaaaaattcaacttacCAGGATAGTTGGAAGCAGGAATGCAATCGGTAGGTTGAATGTTTACGAAAGAAAGAAGGGTTGAGTACAAAAGAAGGAGAAGGGTTTTTATACAAAACCCTAGGGTTTTGTATAAGGAAACCCAATATTCCTAGTATCAATGGGATTTCCTAAAACAAATCTTGGCACATATCCTGAATTATCCCGGATAATTAGGGAAgctgaactcaaaaaaaaaataatgtatagaaGTCATGCAGTGCCGAGGTCACGCCGCGaacgtgacctcggcgctggccgaGGCCGCCGCGTGGCTTCGGCCCGTGCCGAAGTCACAACACCGTGATCAGGCACGGGCTGAAGtcaggataaaaaaaaaaaaaaaaaaagaatgattcGAAGTAAacgttttattttattccaataaCATTCAATGCCATCACGCACTATTACACTTCACACTACTAACTCCTACTCAAGAATCTAGGTCTTCGAGGACTTGGGATACTCCACTGCCAAAGGAAGCTCATCATCAGGCACAAGGACGATGGCCATACTTTCTTCCACGGGAAACTTGTTTCGGTTGCTTCACGGCATCCTTCTCTTCTTCCCCATCTGACGGAAGGGTTAGTGGATCCTCAACGGTATCCCCAACTTCGTGCCCACGCTCCTTCCTCTGCTTCAACTTCTCACGTCTGGCCAGCTCCATCAAACGGAACGATCGGCGCCTCTTCGTCCCCGCACTTGTTCCAGCAGCACTTGCTCTCTTTGGACTCATGATGAACCCAGCTAAGCTAACGTAATGAGGGGGGGGTGAAAGACACAGATTCTGAGAGGGTCCATATATACATACGAAGCCGGCTCATACAAGGAAACAAAATCGCAGGGAAATTAGGAAATATTCCACAAATCTGTGAAGTTTCCTTCCGGTAAAATTTCCTTCCAGAAATCAACATACCAAATCTTCTTCCACAAGTTCCAAGGCCGATCCATTCAAACATCGGTTGATACTCCCTAACTACCTCAGCCattctcgctagctagggagtggggggctggtgacagggtaattgggtacccgacccggaaccgttgtcataaccaagacagttgccgttcaaactaccaagacacctcactcctcagcatcaatgcgcaacggtccaactcctcagcattgatggccaacgttcaactcctcagcattgatgaccgacgttcagctcctcagcattcaacacctcaggtattgatgtccaacgttcaaacgttcaactcctcatcaatgctccgttactgagctggaaggaataaaaggactcacaaccacGTAGTTGGGGGGACGACAATTGAACTTAGACAAAGACATACTAAACTCACTTGTACACTAagcactgcactcaaacactgtaccatcttacttcaataatactcagattacatacccggtaacacattattaccgtcacatGGCTAACCTAATTGTTAGAACCCGAGCAAACCAACCTAAAGTTGTCTAtagcataatatttataaacaaaatggCCCCAGATTTGACAAGGTTAActatttgttgtttgttgtaCTGACTGTGACTGGGAAATTCTCCTCAGGTTGCTTTTTCCATAGATAGTTGGCAGCTTCAATCCACTTGGGATGGACTAGAAATTTATTCTCTTGCTATGCGCAGCGAGACTTTTCAATCCCGGCATCCATTGATACCACATGCGTAACAGATTGGTCGAGTTCCGTGGTGCATGTAGCTCCCAGTTGCTCAGCCATTCTCCAAAGGTGATGATTTTCAGCCTGGAATTTGGTTGGGAAAAGTTGGCTGAAAACGATTTTGCAACCTTCCAATACTTCTTTACGGACTCCTTTTAGCACCTGTCATGACatttggaggaggaagaaactTTATAACTCCTAACAGGGGGAAAAAGGGAAAATCATCACCTAACTCGATGATAAAACTATTAAGCAATACTTTGGCATGCAAATTCTAAATtgtaaaaggaaaaaagttGTACAGAATGATTTCCTGAAGAAGATGCTTTATGCAGGAATGCAGTGAACCCAAGAGGCTTGTAGTCTAATAGTATCAATCTAAAATTTCACGCAAAAGGTGTCAGGTTCAAATCCCCTCTCCCATTATATGCACCAACAAAAAATGCAGAAATTCAGTGGGCTTCCTAGTTATACACTTGGATGAAGTATTCTATGGCAGAAAATCACAAACTACACTTCATAAGTAAACATAGTTGCTCCACCAGACTTCTTACCTCTCTCACGTCACGGTCCAGCAGATTGTCTCCACGTTTCTGAAAAAAAGAGGTCCAGATCAGTGCAATTTATTCATTGAAGCTTAAGtcacaaatttaaattaaatagaaaaggCATTATATTTAGGGTACCTGATCAAAGAAAATACCATGGATCCGTTTAAGAACTGCAAGAACAGTAGCAAGTGCTCCATTCTCTTCACTTTCATCAGTCTTAAGTTGTGAAAGTGATTTAGAATCAAAGCCAAATTGGTGACAACTTGAAGCAAAAAAATGATACCTATCCATAAGTATTATATTCTCCTTGTGTTTTCCCCATACCTACAACAAATAAGAGAAATTGTTGAATATTCTTGTCCTGGCTTAAAGGAAGATTATGTAAGTTATCAAAAAGCATAATGGAAGAAAAAGAGGTAGTCAAAGTTTGTATCAGATATTTATTACTGTCTGAAACTGTCTTGTCCACTCATTGCCAAGGAAAAAAAGGTGGAatgagaaaaggaaaatgaaatatatatgagATTGTAAAAGCTCATATACACTCGAGGAAAGAGATTCTGTAGCAAGCTTCATttacaaaagtaaaaaatttagtCTATCAGGCCAAACACCACATTACAAGATAAGGTTAAAACTTCAagaaatatgggaaaaattacCACTTCAGTATCATCAAGGATGAGGACAGAACTTTCTTGCCCTAAAACAATATCAAGGCCCTTCTGATGCCTCTGAGTTGAATCTCCCTGTGCAATCACTCTAGAATGGAAGTACACATCTCTAGGGTCAAGCAATTTAGCCATTTCCAGCGCATAAGGACGCTCACCCATCGTATAAATATACATCTCAAATAAATCACTTGCTTCTTTCAGAAAGTTGTTTACAAAAGGCCTCAACTTTGTCATCATGTGGATCCTGTCTAACCTAAAAAGGCTGCTTTTCAGAGCATCTGTTCATTAGGTTCACAATTACTTATCAAATCATGAATCTGGAGTCATGATAAAACTATAACTCTGATTAAAAGACAAAATATCTTCTAGTATATAAGGGGCTGGGATACGGGGGATTGAGAAGAGGAGAGACAGAGAGATAGATAAAATCACTAATTACTTATATAGTCCAGGCGACTGTTTGGTTTAGGGATTAGAGGGTATTGAACATGAAATCCCCTCCATTCCCATGTTCGTTTTAAGCTTGGAATTGTGTCagggagggggagggggttgTGGATACATGCTCTGGAATAGACATAGTGAAGGCCCTATGAGAACAATCGAAAGTCCAGCAACATTCCTAAAACCAGCACTATAAAAAAAGGATGGAGCATCTATTTTCTAAACATGGCTTGTTGTAAATTTTTAACCAACTTAGTTTTCATCTTTGACATGAAGAGAGGGAACAACTTTCATCTTCTTGAAGTACATATGATCCTATGTTGAAGATAAATCAACCTTATCCAAGTGATATGAGCAAAGATATacagaaataaatcaaataatatatgaaCATGTAAATGCAATAGATAAAAAGAAACATAAAAACTGAAAAAAGAAGTCACACCAAGAAGGGTATCTTTTAGGTATTCTTCTTCAGCCGAAATATCTGAGATCCTAGTTGAATTTAGTAGTGTGTGATCTAAATCAAGAACCAGATAAAGTTTTTTATGCTGTAGCAGGTTCTTCAAGTCTTTTTCACGTAATCTAGCAATCTCATTATAAGTGAGTCTTAAATTCTGCAAAAATAAGTGAATATGAAAATCAGCTTACTTAATCTACTTCATAAGCGGGAATGCTGGAGTACAAATATTTCTTCACCACATAACATAGCTTGGATAGCATAAAATATatggaaaagggtcaaatacacccttcAATTTTatataagaagtcaattaggccctcgaacttttgaaagttacaattagacACATTAACACATTAATTTAGTGCATCAAGACCCAAAACCCTAATAGTGACCTGCAATATTAGCAGGTCAATAATGCCCAGGCGGAGCTCCGGCAAAGGCGTGACCAGCAAGTCGCCGGAAAAGGCGACCAAACTGATCGCCGTCTCCGTCGaccagagaaggcgaccaaaccGGTTGCCTTCTCCGTCGACTAGAGAAGCTTCTCCAACAACAGAGAAGGTGACTGGTTTGGTTACCTTTTCCGGCGACCTGCCGGTCATGCCTTCGTCAGAATGTCGCCGGAGCTCCGCCGGTGCATTATTGACCTGCTATAGCAGATCACAATTAGGGTTTTGGGCCTTGATGCactaaattaatatgttaatgtgtctaattgcaactttcaaaagttcgagggcctaattgacttctttcACAAAGTtggagggtgtatttgaccctttttccctaaaatatataagcttttgaaaatattatacaGTACCTAGTTTTGCTCTTCTTATACATGGTATCCATACCATACTTAGCTATGTAAGGTTGATGGCTGTATCAAAAAGATCTTTACACTAGATTTACATAAATATGAACACACGAtgcttatatagttatatatgaaaacaaaaaaggtGTACCaagataaaatattaaacaaattgTAGAAGATAGTAATTTTGCCAGAACTAAGCCATCACAATATCCAACAAATACCTTATGGATGTACCCAAATGACACACCAGATTCATCGTCCACTAACTGCCCACACAGTATACACATTCCACCAATAACACCAGGATGTGTACACATATTCATCTTAACTGAAACACCTACAATCATTTAAATATTAGGCAAAAACAATGTCATCCACCCACTATACATGTAGTTGATGTTAAGAGGAATATATGACCCTTCTTTATTCACAAATAAATAGAATACTATGCACCAAAAGGGTTCCACTAAAGTCACACACCAAAATGAAGGTATATATGTGTCTGTGTATAGAAATTTGTTTGAAAGTTCAATGGTGCTAATGATCTAGTTTGATTCATAGAAGATGGAAGCATGCCCACCAGAAGTCTCTGCTGGTTCTCCACGAGATTTTGAACTCTCCGTATCTCCTGTGCATTCGTCAATTGCCACCCTGCGCCTTTTTATCCTACATTAACAAAAATATTGAAGAAACAAGCAGACAAAATTACATGTTGCAAAAGCATTGTAACAGAAAATATCATCTTAAATAATCTTCCATCGATTCCCCCTAATCCTTAGCTCTGTAGCAGTAACTAGAATACAAAAAGGTGCACACAAGCCTCAGATAATAGGATTAAGTCTTACTGAGGATTGCATGAGAACAGTTCTATTAACAGTACTTCATTGTATGGCAAGCACATTAGGAAAAGTTAATTTGAGAGATAtgtgaaaatattatttcattgtttgttCTAAATTCAGTTGCACTTGCATGAAATACTTGTGTCATTATCCTTTTAATGCCCCAAAAAGCCAGAATATATTGTACTTTACAACATGTTTGGCTATTCTTTCAAATACTTGTGTGACACACCCCTCCCCAGGAAAGTTGGCCAGTATACTATCAATATATGTCTGAAGCATTCTTTCAAGTAATACATACCTAGACGCTACAGATATATTTCCTTTTAGACCATCCCCACGTAACTATCATTAGCtaactattacattttacaATCCGTAAAAGTTAATTTCATCTTAAATATTACTGCTTCATATCTCTTTGAAACTCAATGTGACATCTTTTATTCAGTTTTCAACTTTCTCCCCAAAATCTAACAAATAGTTTAAGCATGTAAcccataaaaatgtaaaatcccCATCTATTATGTCTCAATTTCGTTTCATGCATTTAGAAGCATCTTTCCaatcacaatttttaaaatccaAAACCAATTGAAGAGCAAAATACTTTTTAAGTACCTAGTAGCATCTGAGTCGTCTTTGCCATCACCATCTTCTCCCCAATcttcattttcatcttcataTTGTTCATCATCCTTCCCCTCTTCCTCTCCCTCTTCTACTCCTGCTTCCACATCTTCCAGCTCAGATGATGTACCAGAAGCAGTTTCCAACTCTGCATCTAAGAAGGCCGCAAGATCATCACTGCTTGATGAGTGTGCCGGGGAATCCGCTGTCAGACTCATCTGGAAAGATACCCCCTAACAATCGATGAGAATCCCACACTATAAGAGGCAGCTAATACAACATGTACTCAGACAAAATCCTTAATAAACTAACAGAATCATTGCAAACATAAAGAAATTCAAATGCAAAGACAGAAGCACCCATACATGTGTAGATATGGGGAGATATCCCTCACTGAAGTATAGATgcattaaaattatgaaaacaaagcCATAGTTACCTTCACAGAATCACagggttttagggttttctTTTTCCTCAATAATTAGAGCCATAGTTTTATGCATCgtatattataacaaaaattgAAATCCAATGCAAGCATAAATCAAGACaaatataagaattaaattggtaatataaatacataaacagTGACTGGAAGCTTGGATTTTCAGATCATACCTGAACTGAAGAAATCCAATTGCTCCAGTTTTAGCATATAGAACCAAATGTGAAGGTCTGCTCAATAAATGACGAAGAGAATAGGCTGTGTGTGCCTATTTACAGCCTATGCAGGATTTGTCATATAAAAttcccaaattttttttttagcccAATCTGAACTGGGTTAAATATAGGATGGCATGAGCAGGGGAAAACTCAGTCCATTCATCCAACAATTGCCAACTAGTCTAATCATTTTAAACATTAGCCTGACCAAAATAGTTAAAAAGGTAAGTAGTAAAATTCCAAAAGCTACTCTAATACCTCTTACCCATAGCACTCTAAGGAAGATTAGCTCCTTTGCACAACATATTTTGAACTTTATCTGTTTTAAGAAGTCGAAGATTAACTGTAATAATATGAAAACAATTGAATTCATATAAGAgaaaaattctatttttaaagaaattctAGTCCAAGAAGCCCTGCTATTAGTGGCAGGATGAGATAGAAAAGCCACTTTAACTTGGTAATAGATGTAGTCAAGGAGGCCAAACCACTATACTTTGTGGTGCCATCTTTCCCCTGTTTTAACTGCTTTCAAAATTGACTCTTGACTAATCTCTATTGTTTAATTGTTACTATCTCCATTGCATATCTTGATTGCTAATTTGCTATAGCGTATGTAATCATCTAAAGGTACCTATAATTGgattaaaagaaattattattactcaggattaaaagcaaaatttttatatatctaattaacCTATATTGAGACTTTCAAAACCTATATTGAGactttcaaaaccaaataataatacaaaatttcatcatatattagaaaaagaaaagaaaaaatttaaaccttGAAGCTATCAAATCCAATTCcgtcataaataaataataaattataagattAGATCATCTCCAAAGGTTACAGAGAAGATGGCAGTTCAGAGacaccccccctcccccccctctCAAAACCTATATTGAGactttcaaaaccaaataataatacaaaatttcatcatatattagaaaaagaaaagaaaaaatttaaaccttGAAGCTATCAAATCCAATTctgtcataaataaataataaattataagattAGATCATCTCCAAAGGTTACAGAGAAGATGGCAGTTCAGAGacaccccccctcccccccctctCAAAACCTATATTGAGactttcaaaaccaaataataatacaaaatttcatcatatattagaaaaagaaaagaaaaaatttaaaccttGAAGCTATCAAATCCAATTctgtcataaataaataataaattataagattAGATCATCTCCAAAGGTTACAGAGAAGATGGCAGTTCAGAGacaccccccctcccccccctctCAAAACCTATATTGAGactttcaaaaccaaataataatacaaaatttcatcatatattagaaaaagaaaagaaaaaatttaaaccttGAAGCTATCAAATCCAATTctgtcataaataa is a window of Ipomoea triloba cultivar NCNSP0323 chromosome 11, ASM357664v1 DNA encoding:
- the LOC115996275 gene encoding RNA polymerase II C-terminal domain phosphatase-like 4, coding for MSLTADSPAHSSSSDDLAAFLDAELETASGTSSELEDVEAGVEEGEEEGKDDEQYEDENEDWGEDGDGKDDSDATRIKRRRVAIDECTGDTESSKSRGEPAETSDALKSSLFRLDRIHMMTKLRPFVNNFLKEASDLFEMYIYTMGERPYALEMAKLLDPRDVYFHSRVIAQGDSTQRHQKGLDIVLGQESSVLILDDTEVVWGKHKENIILMDRYHFFASSCHQFGFDSKSLSQLKTDESEENGALATVLAVLKRIHGIFFDQKRGDNLLDRDVREVLKGVRKEVLEGCKIVFSQLFPTKFQAENHHLWRMAEQLGATCTTELDQSVTHVVSMDAGIEKSRCA